CACTGAGTCGTAAACTCCCCCAGCATTTTGTCTGTCTTGTCCATCTTGTCCACGTCTTTCTTGTCCTTGGTTGTGTCCCTAGAGCCCagcacaatacctggcacatagacGCACTTGATACACTTCCCTTGAACAGTCGCTCAATGGGCATATTCCTGGGAGGGGTATAGCCAGCCAGAAATGGTTACGTGGACTCTCCCCCTTTCCACTGGCCTATATCGTCACACCTTTGCCTCTACTTCCCTTCTTCTTAAAATGGTCTCATTGCCTTTCTTTAACTCCTTTCTTCAGATATAACCTTAGAACATTTTCCTTATGTCCGCAATCTGCTTTAATTGCCTTCCTTGAGATACTGTGAGACTTTGTGCCCTCTTCCCTGTTACAGAGGAGGAGGGGTATCTAAGTCATGCATGAACTAGAACTCAGACAGATCAAGTCAAGTCCTCCCTCTGTCACTCAGTGTCTGGGGCAAATCACTTCACCCcccagacctcagtttcctcatctataaaatgggaattatcATAATATCTCTTTTGTTGGCCTGAGCATTAAAATTGAGATAGTGCCCGTAAAACTTTAGCATAGTACTTAGCAGACAGAATGCACTTGGTCGGTGGCGGGTCCAACTGTCTGTTGCACTGGTTGACCCTGACTGACTAGACTGTGCCAGGGCAGCAGGTAGAGGCTAAGCACCTAGGGCATGGGGCAGGAGCCTAAGCACTTAGGGGCAGGCACAGTCAGGGGAGGAGTCCTAGCAGAAGGTGAACACAAGCTGGCCTTCCAGAATAGACAGGATTTGGATGGGCAAGGAAAAGCAGAGTGGACTCCCCAGCTTGAGCAGAGTTTGTGAAGGCATGGGTAAACGTGCCACATACAGGACACAGTTCTGAGGCTGTAACTGACCCACACTTAGAAAACTGAGGAGCAAGGTTGGAGAGGTATATGAAATCATGTCTTGAAAACCAGACTGAGTAGTTTGATAGAAGTAAACGAAGAGTAAACTCAAGCTAAAAGTATTGAGGaatctctgcaattttttgagcAAGAAAGtgatgcaacaaaaacaatattttagGAAGAGCAATCGGGTGAGGATGGCTTAGAAAGATAAGTGAACAATGAAGAAATTATTGGAGATGTTTAGGCAGAGGTGGGTGAGCACATGAATGATGCCCTCGCCATTCTCTGGATGTGCCTGTGTTCCAGCATCAAAGCAGTTCCCCAGTAGGAGTGTGCTGACGCTGGGTGGATGTTTTGGCATGACCTTTACCACCCAGATGGGACTTGGGCTTGTCCTGGCAGTTGGTGTTTCTAGGTAGCTCTTAGATGATCtccagattttcttttctgtcacCTCTATACTTCTTTTGTCTCCTGCAAGAAACTAGATTAAGAATAGAATTATTCTTAATCaaggagcagagcagagcagttAAAATGCAGTCTTTCCAGCTCTGCACTATCTCAGCGCTACACTTACTGCAGTGTCGTCCAGGCAAGTTATTTAGCTTCTTTGAACTTCTAGTGGTACCTAGGGATGGTGTGAGAATTTAATTAGATAATACATGTATAACACTTGGGAACAATACTGGACACAAAGCAATTTCTCACTAAGTGTTAGTAGTCAGTAGTAATAGTACTTAGTAGCAATAATATTgatatctgttaaaaaaaaaaaagggtttagTAGTATCTACCTTAAAGAATTATGTTAGAATAAAACAGAATGTGTGTGAAGCCTACTATAGGTGCCTGGCACACTGGGCACTCAAGAAATGGGAGTAGTTTTTGACATTCATATTATTTACAAACAGGTTCAAAGCCCCTCCCAATTCCTTTGCATTTGGACCTTGGCTTCTCCCCTGCCTTCCACCCACGGACACAACCCCCAATCCCTAACTGTGTCCTCTCTCACAGCCAGTATGACCTTCGGGAGAACAGCAAACACTCGGAGGTGCTGATTGACCTGACAGAGTACTGTGGCCAGCTGGTGGAGGCCAAGTGCCTCACCGTCAACCCCCAGGACAACAACTGCCTGGCAGTGGGGGCCAGTGGGCCCTTTGTGAGGCTCTATGACATTCGCATGATCCATAACCACAGGTATGAATAGCGCGGCCTCCCGTGGGCAAGGGAACCTGGAACCTGCTGCCCCTTTCCCTCATTGCCATGCCCTCTTCTTTctgaggtgggttttttttgcttttttttttacattttttatttctttaatgttgtatctatttcatttatttatttgtggctgcattgggtcttcgttgctgcatgcgggctttctctagttgcgacgggtgggggctactctttgttgcggtgcgcgggctaattgcggtggcttctcttgttgcggagcacaggctctaggcgcgcgggcttcagtaattgtggcacatgggctcagtagttgtggctcacgggctctagagcgcaggctcagtagttgtggcgcacgggcttagttgctttgcagcatgtgggatcttcctggaccagcgctccaacccgtgtcccctgcattggcaggcagattcttaaccactgtgccaccagggaagccctgaggtgggtttttttaattttgtgattcctttttaaaaaatttaatccatGCTTATTTTGGAAAATGTGAAAAGTGTATTAAAGAAATTACCCATACTCCATTACCTGAAAGAAATCACTGTATATAGTGTTTTCTGCTTGTTCTTTCACTATGAGTGTATGTACAGTTATAATCTTATACATGTAATTCCTTTATTTGTACATATAaatctactttattcttttttttttttaaacaaaagtagaATATACTCAGAATCTCCACAGAAGTCCCAGACCTGAGCGGCTCCGCCAGCTTGGGTTTTCAGGGGACTCCTGGGACAAGTGCAGAAACTTCTGGCCTGCATTACTTTCATTTGTGGATTTGGGTGACCACTATTGCTCTTCACAAACTGCATGACTTAGGGTAGACCTTGAGCttttagcttcctcatctgtaaaatgggagtaataggGTGGCCATGAACCAAGACAAGTAAGCAGGACCTACTTTTAGAGCACTGTAATGTATGTGTCCACAGCTGTCTAGTTGGTGGACCTTTGGGGGTGCTGAGATAAGAAAGGTACCTCCTCCTGTATCTCTCCAGGGGTATACACTTGGGTTTTTCTCCAGGAAGTGTGATATGGTCTAGCCAGGAGTAGTGTTAGGCATTATAATCTATATGGTTTGCCTTCCCACCAGAAAGAGCATGAAGCAGAGCCCTTCAGCAGGTGTGCACACCTTCTGTGACCGGCAGAAGCCCCTTCCGGATGGTGCAGCCCAGTATTACGTAGCAGGTAGGGCTCAGCCCAACTCTGGCCCTAAACTCTTGGCAGGGTGTTGATTGTCTCTGGGGCAGTGCAAGGAGGCAGCATGGCATGGTGACCAAGAGCAAGGGGTTTAGAATCAGGCAGACCTGGGCTTTGAGGCTGACTGTCAGTGACCAGCTATCATATAACCTCTGGTAAATTACTTACCCTTGAGGagtcttaatttctcttctgtaaaatggggttgtaATGACTCAATGAGATAAAGCATATAACACAGTTGGCCCAGTTCATACAGTAAGGGCTCAACACTTGTAGTTGCTTTTCTGATGAAGATGATGGCTATCATCATTGATATGGTTGACTTCTCACAACTCCCTGCCCCTTTTGGGAGGGATTGGAAGCCTCACACTAGGGTAACAGGGCTGTTCCCTGCAGGTCACCTGCCAGTGAAGCTACCCGACTACAACAACCGTCTGAGAGTGCTGGTTGCCACCTATGTGACCTTCAGCCCCAATGGCACAGAGCTGCTTGTCAACATGGGAGGAGAGCAGGTATGGACGGCTGCCCAACGTGgctctgcccttccccctcccaccctcataTCCATCAGCCAGGGCTGTGTACCCCACAACCCCTATGATGAGGCAGACAAGAAGCCTCATTGTAAATGACGTTACTGTGAAATGTGGAAGTGCCATGGCATCTTTGGAATTCCCAGAGAGGTGCCCTGGCCTTGAGTGTAAGGTTTAGAACTGACAGACTTGTCTTCAGATGCTGGCCTTTTGTTTACTAGCTGTGTACTGTGACTTTGAACAACTCTCTTCATTTTCctgaaccttggtttcctcatctgctattTTCCTAGGAGGAAATCCTGGGGCTCAGAGCATGCAGCCAGGCTGCAGTTTAGGGCCAGCTTTGGGAAGTGTTCTTTGATAACGGCAGGTTGCTAACCCTTCTGTTTACAATCTCTCAGTCAGGATATTTAGTAAGCTTTGCATAAATTCATTTACTCTACAAAGTCACTGAGTACTTACTCTGTGGGTAGCATTATCATAAACACGAGGGAAACAAATGTGAAATATGATCCATCCTAGGCTGATGGGAGCGACAAGGCAAGTGAAACCGTTGATGACATTTAAAGTCAAGGTGTGACACAAGAGAAATGGGATGGAGACTAGGTGAGTCCTTGAGTTCAGAAGAGGGCTCTGGCTTCAGATTGCTTAGCCATCACCTGGCTTAAAGGTAGCATAAAGATGAGTGGCGAGGCAGTCTAGCAGAATGGTTCGGAGCCAGACAGACTCGGTTTTGGGTCCTGATTCTGCCACCTGCTGCTTTTATGGCCCtggataaattaattaaagtcTGAGCCtacatttcttcatctgttcagGGGGTGATGATAATAGTACCTTTTCGTGGGAGGGTTTCtaggatgaaatgaaaaaaagccGTATAAAACACTTAGCAGAGGTCCTGGAGCAAagtaagaattcaataaatggtaaGTAATAATAGCTAGTATTTACTGAGGGAAGTAACTAGCAGTGTTACTTTGGGCAAATTGCTTCTCTGCTCTGaggcttcagttttcccatctataacaTGAGACCTCTGAGAACATTGTCGACCTCATAAACATGTGATTCGAAGTAAGGACAGTATTTCAAGCCATCCACCCTAAGGGCCAGGAACTGGCCAGATTTTCCTGCCTGAGGTTTGCTGCATAGAAACACCCCTTCTCCCTCACTTGATGGTTCCCTGCTCAACACTCAGCTGTGCTCCTGAGAGCCACCCAGGCCTCGCTCACAGCCCAGCCACATTCTTGCCTCACAGTGTCCATTCTTTTCTTGACCCCTGCACTCTAGGTCTATTTGTTTGACCTGACTTACAAGCAGCGGCCGTACACCTTCCTCTTGCCTAGAAAATGCCACTCCTCAGGGGGTAAGTTCTCCCTTCGGGTATCCTTTAGGGCATCTCTGCTGGGGAGCATGAGTGTATACTGCCTCTGCTGAGAAGCCTGCCACTTACCTTGTGCTGGCTGTGATCCTGCAAAAGGAGTAGATTCTCTGAAATAACACTGTACAGTAAGAAGGAAGGTAATATTAGGTCAGAGAGGTCTGTCAAAGGGGTTTGTGTCACAGCCCTTTTCACTTCCCTCCGAAAAAGCAGGTTCTTTCCGTGGCTTGGCTCTTGAGGACCTGAAGTAGTTGTCTTTCCCTTCTCGTCCCAGCCCAGTCTCCTCATTGATTTCTTCCTGGGGCCTACAGTTGATTGAGGCACCTCCTCACCCCCcaactcccatccccacccccagctaaTGCCAAGTTGAAGTTATGTCCCTCTTCAGCCAGCAGAGGGCGCACAGGCTTTTCTTTATGTCCTTGCCTGCTTTCTGGGAATAGACCTACCCTGGAGGGCTAGCCCCACAATGGAACCATCAGACCCTGTGGTGGAAGCTGCAGGGCTGCTGAGGAGAAATGAGGACCTCCTCCTAAGTTGTTGCTGTTCCTTTCTGCCCACCCCCTCTCAGAAGTTCAGAATGGCAAGATGTCCACCAATGGTGTGTCCAACGGTGTGTCCAATGGCCTGCACCTTCACAGCAACGGCTTCCGGCTGCCAGAGAGTAGGGGGCATGTCAGGTGAGGTCAGCCTGACTTTCCCAACCTTCCCAGCCCCAGTTACACCCCACTGGACTGGAGGGAGGGCACGTCCTGTAAACCTTCctcctgaccccacccccaggcatACACCCCAGAGTCAGGGGACTGGGGCAAAGAGGCTTCTGGACTGTGGCTAGTGGTTCCAGTGCCACTTCTTCCTGGTAGGACTCCAGTCATGCTCAATCCGAAGCTCTGGTCCCTTGATACCAGTAGCTGGCGTCAGGACCCAGGGGCTAGCTCCTCTTAGCACTGGGCTCCCTCCTATAAAGCGGTCCCACACAGACGGGCCTCCCccattatattttctccattcataGCATCTTCTAGCCTCTGTTcactgccaggccctgtgctgggctttGGATACAGAGGTGCCCAGATCCTCTAGCCCTTGAGAGAAACGTAATTTACCTATAGAGAGATCCATGGGAGGCACTTGGGTGGTAACGAGGTTCGGCTCAGCATGGAGGCTGTAGGTGTCAGCTACTTTCATGCCCAGGAGTTTGATTAAGAATTCCCTTAAACCTGTCCAGGACAGCTTCAtttctccctgtttttttttttttttccccccactggcTCAGAGCATCTGGAATTGTGACCATTACCTATCACAATAACCCAGGCCAAGGATAGGAGTGGTACCCTCTTTTAGATGACAGTGCAGATCCCAGGGACCGGGAAAACCTGAGTGGCCTTCAGGCAGGGCTACAGACTTCCTGAGAGGCTTCTCTGGCCTTCTTTGGTTGGCCTGACTTGGCTCTGCTTCCCGCACAGCCCCCAAGTAGAGCTGCCCCCATACCTGGAGCGTGTGAAACAGCAAGCAAATGAGGCTTTTGCCTGCCAGCAGTGGACCCAGGCCATTCAGCTTTACAGCAAGGCCGTGCAGAGGGCCCCTCACAACGCCATGCTCTACGGGAACCGAGCTGCTGCCTACATGAAGCGCAAGTGGTGAGTGGGCCTGATGGTAACAAGCTGCTGAGGCATCCATGGAAGGTAGCAGTGACATCCTGCTGCCTCTTAGGGCTTCTTAGGCCCAGgcttctcctccccacctccaggtTAGTGGTGGGCAAGTGCCTGACTTATTAGTCAGGAAGCCTCAAACACCAAGAAAGCTCACAGGTAAGTGAAACATGTTCACAAGTAGCTTCAACATGGTGCTTTGTTAGAAAGTGCTGTGACCACTGGAAGTAGGAATTGGGAGAATGGTTAATCCCCACTCTTGGAGAATTGCGCCTTGAATTGGACTTTGAAGGAGCAGTAGAATCTTGCTAGATGGAAATGAGGCATTTGGTGAATTCAGTTGGTATCTGTTTGAAATGATTCTGCAGCTCCTTGACCTTGGGGCTTGCTTTCCTATGCTCTTGGACCGTTTGGACCAAACACAAACAAGATCCTAGACATCCGAAGCTGTCTGTGGGTCTTGCTGAGTTGTAGTGGCTGGTGGTAAGGGAGTAGGTCCATATCCTGAAGAACCCTTTATCTTTGGAGACCATCAGGGCCCCTGGCCCCTCTGCCTGCAGCACCAGCAGGCAAGCAGGCAGGCAGACCCCATCCCCCAGCCAGAGCCAGGATGGGAGATGGATAAAGCTGGGCCCACAGCCATTTCTGCTCCGTCTGGCATCCCTCGGCTCTGCCCAGACAGACAGGCCAGCTGGTGTGCCGTCGTCTGGCTGCAACCAGGCAGGCCAGAGAGGGAAGCTTAAGAAACCCACCCAAGTCAGCAGGATGGTGGATGGGGGTTCGGAACGATGCTGCCCCCACGGGCCTTAGCTCAGGCATCAGGAGCTCGCCAAGGGCTCAGATGGCAGCCAACCCCAGGAGACGACATCTTTGGGGCCATCCTGAGGTGTGTTGCCCCTCTTTCCCAGCAGGTGGGTAGAATGCAGTGGTGTTCAACCAGGCTCTAGGCTAAGAGCTGTCTCATTCCTGCATTCTTGCTAAGAGAGACTGATGATTTCCCAATCCATGGGTACCCTCCACATGTTCTCTGAATTCCTACTATGCACTAGGAACTAGGGACACAAAGTTCTGTCACTCTGAGTTCTTGTGCTCCAGAGTGCCCAGTCTCTGGACAGGGGATAAAGATGTGGACATGCTTCATCACCAAAGAGGCAGGAAGCAgtaagtctttgaatgattaggTGAAGTGCTGTGGGCATCAAGAAAAGTTAGGTCACTTTAACTGGGGATCAGGGAAGCACCAGGAAGATGTGATGTCTGAATGGGCTTTCAGTGTCAGCAGGCTTAGACGGGAGATGCAAGGAGGAGCGGACTGTGGGGGAAGGACATTCCCAGGGAGATGAAATGGTGTGAACAAaggcgtgggggtggggggctgactGAAGAGCTTGTTTGCAGAACAACAAATCCATTTGGCTGGAGCCGAGGGTTAAGGTTTGGGCAGGGACTGGCAGGAGATGAGTCTGTGAGGTAGCCTGGGGCCAGCCTGGGAAGGACTTGGAATGCAGAGCGGTGGCGTTTTGGCCTTGATTCAGTGGACAATGGGCAGCTACTGAAGAGTTTTGAGCAGGAGAGGGCTGTGCTGAGGGCTGTCCTTTCAGGGAGATTGATCTGGCAGTGAGTCTGGATGGGTGAGCCCTGGGGCCagcctgctctctccccagccccacatgCCTGCCAGTGACCCCTAGAATGTCACATTCTGTCCCGGGCCAGTCTCCCCAGGGCTGCCATCTGCTCCTGGATGCAGTGGGAGTGGTCACCCTCTGGACCCTGGCTGCTCTCTGGTCTGGCTCTCTCCAGGAGCGCTGAGGGGCACCTTGCAGGCAGCAACTGGGTTTCCAAACAGCGCCTGCTCCTTCGTCCCAGCCACCCGTTCTGACGCAGGCCGTGCCATCGAAGCACTCTGTCTCCTGCCCGCCCCCACCCTGGCTGAGCTGTTTGCTCCTGGTCTGAGCATGGCCGCTCCAAGGACCGGGTGCTTCCTCTGAATGCTGTAGCAGAAGGAGGGTCGGGAGGATAGCGCCCATGTTGGGCCTGCTCTGGCCCGGTGCGGGGGAGTTGTGAGCTGTGCCTTGGTGGCGGGACCGTCAGCTCCAGGGAGTGCTGCTTAGCACAGTTGGGTCCTAGGCCCCCCCTCAACCcagcaggaaaacaaaaaacaaagaaacccccACAGCTCCCAAAGGAGAAGTGGCTCCTGTGACCCACCTGGCTCTCCAGATAAGAGGTGGGAACTGGTCTGTGGAGCCGGGGGAAGGTGTATTTTATATTCCGGCACagggtgggagaaggaggggcTTTTTCTttggcccctccccacccccccaaaaccaTTCCCACTTCCCCATATCCATCCTTTGGGAGTTTGGAGAAGTCCGTGTGGGTGATTTGGAGCTCCTGGTGcatgcccgccccgccccccccccccccccccccccgccgccatcAGCTTCCAGAGAACTGACTCTGCCAGACTGTCAGGCCCCATCCTCCAGCCCTGGGAGGTAGAGGCCACAGCTGCTGTGGATCAGTCAGCCAGGACAGAGGGGGGTCTGGCTGAGGGCTTGCTGCCTGCTGGTCAGACCCTGAGTCCCCAGCCTGGCACTTCTGGCTTCCCCAGACCACAGAACTGTCCTTGAGGGCCCCCCGCCTTGGACATGGCTTTGAAGCCCAGCCGGGGGGATTTGAGGAGGTGGatagaggaagggagaaggagagcTTGGGGAGCCTGAGGCCGGCAAGATGCCAGGCCTTCTGCTGCAGAGCTGCGGGTGCCTGAGGTGAGCGGGTGCGCACTTGCACTCTGTGTCCAGCAGGGGGCAGCCGGACACTGGTTTttgcctcccacccacctcccaccctctaCCTACCCTGCCAAGACCTCGGGGCTCCTGGCTTGCCTCCTTAACGTAGTCTGTCTCCTGGGGAGCAAGGCCTGGGCTGAGCCAGGATTCTCTTCATCCCCAAGTACCCTTGCCCTGAGATCTCTCAAAGGTGGGCTGGGGTGGCCACAGGAAGCGCAGGAGACGGAATGGGGACTCCCTGCTTGCCACGTGGCCCCACCTCCAAGCCACATTCCCCTGCCTTCCCAGGGATGGTGACCACTACGATGCCCTGAGGGACTGCCTCAAGGCCATCTCCCTAAACCCGTGCCACCTGAAGGCGCACTTCCGCCTGGCCCGATGCCTCTTTGAGCTCAAGTACGTGGCTGAGGCCCTGGAGTGCCTGGATGATTTCAAAGGGAAGTTCCCGGAGCAGGCCCATAGCAGCGCTTGTGATGCACTGGGACGCGACATCACGGCCGCCCTCTTCTCCAAAAATGATGGTGGTGAGTCGGCACTGAGGAGGGGTTGCTGTCACTCTATCTATTTGAGGTGCTACAATGACATTCTGGAGAGGACATAGTTCTGAGATAGGAGAGGCCTAGGCTCACATACTGATTGAGAAGCCACATGACTTTGAGACAGTCACTTGGTCTCTTTGAGACAAGGATTAGCAATACCATGTTTAAGGCACCTGGTGTATTCCCCCTGGGACTCAGGATAGGCGTCAGCTGAGCCCAGTGTGCCTCGCAGGTCATTCTCTTCTGCTCACAGACAGGACCTTGGCCATTCCATTGGGATCTGAGTTCGGGGTAGTTGGCTGGGGTGCACTTGCTTCAGTTTGCATGGGTGCAAAAGAAACAGCAGCACAGGGCAGTAGAAATGCCGTGGGCACAGGTGTGGAGCCTCAGTtccaatctcagctctgccatgtgaaaccatgtgaccttgggcaaagcacAGCCTCTCCGAACCTGCTGCCTTACTTACGGAGAGCATTTGAGGCCCTGCCCAGCTCACCTGGGTAGCACTGGAGAGTAAACTAGGTAGTTGTGTGGTCTACAAACATGAGAGGGGAGCTCACTGAGGGCAGACATGGATCCTCCCTGTCTCCTTTGCAGTTTACTAACCACGGGTTGATTCATTAGTCTGaatagtgccaggcactgtgctgggtcaTGGGAATATATCTGGGAACAAGTCAGATGGAATTTCTGTATTCATGAGTCGATAGCCTAGTGAAGGAACCAAGCGatgaaggagaaacaaagaaTGCCCTGCGGCCCTGCTAGGGTGCAGGTGTGGTGGGGAGGGCTTGATGGCAGTCTGGGGTTCTTAAGGAAGAGACATTCAGGCTGAGATCTTGAGGATGCGGAGGAAGAGTTAACTAGATGCAGAGTGTAGCTGTGGGAGGTAAAGAGTTCCTGGCAGAGGGACCAGCACGTGCCAAGGCCCTGAAGCAGGCAGGAACAAGGCACTAAGAAGACAGGTATGATTTTACCCAAGGCACTTAACCGATTAGTACCTCATTTGGATCCATGATAACTTGTCTTCTAGAGAGGGAGGGCTTGGACCTTACTGCCTTCAGACCTATGGATCTATTTAGAAAAATCACCCCCTCAAGGCTCTCTTGGCAGTGCTTtaccctcccctccctgcttctCACATCCACAGAAACAGACCTTGGGTCTGTGCATCCTTGGGGCTTCCAGACGTTATTCAGGGACCTAAGCCAAGGCCCTCCTGGCATCAGAGGTCTCCTCTTGAACACCCTCAAGGGCAGGATCCAaagatgcttctttttttttttttttttttaattttatttatttatttatttatggctgtgttggatctttgtctctgtgcgagggctttctccagctgtggcaagcgggggccactcttcatcgcggtgcgcgggcctctcaccatcgcggcctctcttgttgcggagcacaggctccagacacgcaggctcagtagttgtggctcacgggcccagttgctccgcagcatgtgggatcttcccagaccagggctcaaacccgtgtcccctgcattggcaggcagattctcaaccactgcgccaccaaggaagccccaaagATGCTTCTTTCTCATAGTTGTTCCCAGTTTTCCAGGGAAGAGGTAGAGACGGGTAGCCCTACATTGCTTACTGCTTGGACGGAAAACAGGGTCAAGGGTGGGGAAAAAATGGGGGAGGCGAGAGAGGGACAGGACTCTCACCTTTCCTTGTTCTCTGCCCTCAGAGGAGAAGAAGGGAGCTGGTGGTGGTAGCAGCGGCCCCGTCCGCCTCCGCAGCACGAGCCGCAAGGACTCCATCTCAGAGGACGAGATGGTGCTGCGGGAGCGAAGCTACGACTATCAGTTCCGCTACTGTGGCCACTGCAATACCACCACGGACATCAAGGAGGCCAATTTCTTTGGCAGGTCTGAGGCCCTGAAAAGGAGGAGGGCACAGCCCAGTTGGCAGCaggaggttggggtggggggagcggggCATGGGGACACAATGCTTTCAGAAAAGTCTCACATCCCAGTTCTGCCTTTGTACCCTTGGGCAAATGGCTTCATCTctgtgggtctcagtttcttcacctataaagtGAAAGCAGCCCTCCCCACTCAA
Above is a window of Balaenoptera acutorostrata chromosome 1, mBalAcu1.1, whole genome shotgun sequence DNA encoding:
- the WDTC1 gene encoding WD and tetratricopeptide repeats protein 1, translating into MAKVNITRDLICRQIKERGALSFERRYHVTDPFIRRLGLEAELQGHSGCVNCLEWNEKGDLLASGSDDQHTIVWDPLHHKKLLSMHTGHTANIFSVKFLPHAGDRILITGAADSKVHVHDLTVKETIHMFGDHTNRVKRIATAPMWPNTFWSAAEDGLIRQYDLRENSKHSEVLIDLTEYCGQLVEAKCLTVNPQDNNCLAVGASGPFVRLYDIRMIHNHRKSMKQSPSAGVHTFCDRQKPLPDGAAQYYVAGHLPVKLPDYNNRLRVLVATYVTFSPNGTELLVNMGGEQVYLFDLTYKQRPYTFLLPRKCHSSGEVQNGKMSTNGVSNGVSNGLHLHSNGFRLPESRGHVSPQVELPPYLERVKQQANEAFACQQWTQAIQLYSKAVQRAPHNAMLYGNRAAAYMKRKWDGDHYDALRDCLKAISLNPCHLKAHFRLARCLFELKYVAEALECLDDFKGKFPEQAHSSACDALGRDITAALFSKNDGEEKKGAGGGSSGPVRLRSTSRKDSISEDEMVLRERSYDYQFRYCGHCNTTTDIKEANFFGSNAQYIVSGSDDGSFFIWEKETTNLVRVLQGDESIVNCLQPHPSYCFLATSGIDPVVRLWNPRPESEDLTGRVVEDMEGASQANQRRMNADPLEVMLLNMGYRITGLSSAGAGASDDEDSSEGQVQCRPS